A segment of the Brevibacterium zhoupengii genome:
CGAAGGAACACAAATTCTCCGACAATTTCGCCAGATACGTGGCAGAGATCGAATCACACATCGGAGTGACGGCAGGAATCAGCTGAGCGGAACGTCGACTCAGCCCGATGAACACACCACACGAGGCGAACAGGTCTCACGAAGCAAATATGGAGTTGAAAACGCAATGATCAAACTGACAACAGACAAGACACGCCTGGCTGATTCCTTCGGATTGGATGCCCAGAAAAGTCTGCTGTTCTCTGCGATTCGTCTGGATTCGAGTCCCTTGGTCGCACCGATCGTCGCTGATACGGCCGAGGGTGAGGTGCTGCTCGTACGTCAGCAGGAGCAGGGAAACGCCCTGTCCGCCGGTGTGCCGAAAGACCGAATGAGGTTCTACGCGCCATGGGTGACGATCGATCCGCGGATCGTCGCCGACACCCCAGCGTCTGCATCGCTGACAACCCTGGTGGGCGAGCTGGCTGATGGCGAACAGATCGGTCTCGCATCTGATGTCGTCATGAAGCACTACTCAGCCCTGTCGGAGAGCCTCGATGTTGTTGCCGACAAACAGCCGACCACTCCGGTCGTTGCCTACGAGGTTGACACCGAGGCTGTGCTCGAACGGTTCGCACAGTGGCGCAGACTCGGAGCCGAGACCGCCAAGAGGCTCATTCAGGACGTCGACCATCTCTCGGGCCTCGACAAGGAGATCCAGTCGGATACCGATACCCGCTATACGGCATTGCAGTCTCTGGCGAAGGACGAGGGGCTTGATGCCGTCCTCATCTCCGCGCCCCCGAACTTCAGCGAGCTCGTCGGGGCTCGGCAGGGCGGGGACCAGCTGGCCCTCTGGTCTGCACGCGATGAAAAGCTCTATGTGCTCGCACCCGAAACCGTTCACGGAGTGGGAGGGACTCCGGTTGGTCGGTTCGCCGGATACGGTGCCGGGGCCGTGGCGCTTGCACACGGCACACATATCGGGGTGGAAGAAGAATGGATCCCGACCGGACTGCTGCTCGAACTGGAATCCGAAGGCGCCAACGTGAGCGAGCTGTCGACCCCGCTCGGACACTGGCGAGACATCCGCGACCACGAAGATCTGGGATTCCAAATCGTTGCTGCCAGATGCAGCGTCTTCGCCATCGAGGAAGCGCTGAGTTGGGCCACCGACTCTTTGGCAGCCGGCGAAGAATTCACCGAACTCGACATCTACGCACGTTACGTCGATAAGATCGTCGAATTCAGGACGGATAATGCAATACCCTTCGCGATCGAGCCCTATTTCACGAATCTGCACTCCTCGAACCGGATGCTCTTCCCCGGGCCCCCGGTCGATTACCCGATCAACGACGAAACCACGTGCATCCAGCTCGACGCCGGTGTCCGCATCACCTTCGACGACATTACCGTGGCGACATCTGACATGGCACGCTCGCTGCCTCGCACCGAGGGTGCGAAACGGGCTTATGAGTTCTTCTTCGATGTTGTCCGTAAGGGCATCATCGGTCAGCTGAAGCCTGGAGTGGTCTGCGAAGACGTCCACGAAGGGACATTGGACTACCTCGCGCCTCACCTCGAGCGGATGATTGAGATCGGCATGCTTGGAGAGGACGTGGACTTCAACACGGAATACCGCAAGCGCAACGTCGGGCACCTCATGGGCAAGCAGGAATCGTTCGCCAACGAACTGCGGCCCGGGTACAAGCATGTGCTGCAAGTCGGATCCTTCGGAGCGGCGGAGATTCCCTGGCGCTACGGAAACGTCGCGATCGGCACAGAGGACCTCTGGTACGTCGGCAACGATCGGACATACATCCTCTCGAAGCGCTGAAGCTGACGGGCCGCGCGTAGGCAGAATACGCGTGGTGAGAAGCATTCAGGGCGGGCGCTCCACACTGGAGCGCCCGCCCTGAAAGCGTTCAGTTGAAAAGATCGTGCGGGACGGCGATGACAGTCGTCGCAGGCGCAGGCGCAGGCGCAGGTGAATGATGAAGCGGTCCGGTCGACACATCGACCGGACCGCTTCACTGGTGCGCTGGCAGCATGAGTGCTGATCAGCTGGTGCTCAATGCAGATCAGCCCTTGAGGTTGACGACTGCTTCGATTTCGACCGGGGAGTTCGCCGGGAGGCGGGGAACTCCCAGCGCGGTCCGTGCATGCCGACCGACTTCACCCAGCGCGTCGACGAGGAGCTTAGATGCGCCCTCTGCGACGATCGGATGCTTGCTGAAGTGGGCTGGGCTGGCCACATAGACGTTGAGTTTGGCGATGCTCTCGACGTTCTCAAGACCGAGGTTGGTCTCCAGCTGAGCGATGAGGTTGACCGCACACAGCTGAGCAGCGGCGATACCGTCCTCGACACTCAGGTCATCACCGACGACGCCTTGGACTGGGACCACCCCGCCCTGCTTGGCGATCTGTCCCGAAACGAAGGCGAGATGCCCCGCGACAGTGACTGTCTTGTAGCTGTAGCTGGCAGGATTCGCCTCGGGAAGGTCGAAACCGAGATCGCCGAGGCGACGACGCACTCCGTCAGAGATCGACTCTCTCACAGTGTTCGCAGGAGTGTCCTCTCGTCGATCCCCGACCGTCCCCGCGATGTACTTGCCATCGATGGTGCGACCGATGCTCCAGGGATTCGACGCTTGGAGAGCTGATGGCAGAATCGCATCGGGGATGTTCTGGTAAGCAACAGGTCGAAGGAAGCGATCGATCGCGGTGGCACCCACCGAGGTGGTCTGGGGAGCCGAAGTCGCAGGGAAGGGGCCCCCGTGGATCATCGCGTGGCCGACTTCGACACCAGTCGGCCAGCCGTTGACGATGATGCGGCCGACGGTGAGCTCGAGCTCCTGCACCAGGGCGTTCGCGATGTCGATGTCCTGGTCACTCATCTGCAGAGTCGCGGTCAGCTGCCCCTCTAGAGCCCAGACCACGTCGAGCAGTTGGTCGGAGGAGTCGTAGCGCACAATGAGAGCGGCCGACCCGAAGATCTCGTTCTGCAGTTCTGCGTTCGAAGAGAAGTCAGTGACCGAGATCGTGAAGACGCGCGGTCCCGGTGCGTTAGCGGTGTCCCCGGTACGACCTTGTGCGAGTGCTGAGACGCCAGACTGAGCCGCAAGCTGGTCAACGCCGTGCTGCCATGAGTCGGCGATAGCCGGAGTGAGCATGGTCTGACCGGCGGCATCGTTGAAATCCTTCGCGATGCGCGCTTCCAGTTCATCGCCGCGTTCACCCGTGGGGATGAACAGGAGGCCGGGGGAGGTGCACAACTGTCCTGAGGACCCTGTCACGGCAGTGAAGAAGCCTCGGGACACCTCGGCGACGTCATCTGAGATGGCGCCCGGGAGCACGAAGACAGGGTTGATCGAGCTCATCTCGGCAAAGACGGGGATCGGCACCGGGCGAGCCGCGGCGGTGGCGGACAGCGACAGTCCGGCGGTCCTAGAACCTGTGAAGCCGACGGCAGCGATCCGGGGATCGGCAGCCAGCTGTTGTCCCACCTGCGCGCCGGGGCCGTAGACGAGCGAGAAGACACCGGGGTGGAGGTCATTGTCCGCAATGGCGCGGGTGATGGCGGCCCCGACCAGCTCATTTGTGCCGGGGTGAGCGTTGTGTGCCTTGACGACGACCGAGCAGCCTGCGGCCAGCGCCGAAGCAGTGTCCCCGCCTGCTGTTGAAAAGGCAAGTGGGAAGTTGCTGGCGCCGAAGACCGCTACGGGCCCCAGCGGCACTTGGCGCTGGCGAATATCAGGGCGCGGCAGTGGTGAGCGATCGGGGAGCGCGGGATCGATGCGTGCTCCGTGGGCATCTCCGAGGACGACGACCGAGGCGAACAGACGCAGCTGGTTGGCGGTTCTGGTGATCTCTCCGTTCAGGCGCCCTGCGGGAAGACCTGTCTCCTGCCCAGCTCGTTCGACGATGCGCCCTGCATCGGCTTCGATGTTCGCGGCGATGTCTTCGAGGAACTTCGCCCGCAGCGTCGGCGAGATTCTGCGATAGGACGCGAACGCAGACTGTGCCTCAGCGATGGCCGTGGAAACCTGTTCCTCGGTCAGCAGGGTGAATGCGGGCTCCAGCTCCTCGCCTGTCGCGGGATTGACGGCGTGTGCGGTGCCGCCCTGCCCTGGTGTGGTCGTGCCGGCGATGATCGATGAGCCGGAGAGACTCGAGCGTGATGATTCGACGCCCGTGGCGGTTGTCGTGTCGGTGAGCTGTGTCGTCATGAGTGACCTCTGTTCCTGGTAGCGATGTCGGCGCCGACCGGCTCATGCCGATCGGCGCCGATCTCTGGGTTAGCTGCTGTATCGGTGGCGCCTGCGCGAATATGCAGATCAGGCGACCGCGTTGGTTGTGCGATCGAGTCGGATGCCAGCTGCTGCCATGACCTGTTCCAGATCCTGCAGGTCTGCCTGTGTGAGGTTCTGGAGCGGAGGACGGACCGGACCGCAGTCGCGACCGATGACTTTGAGACCGCCCTTGACGATCGAGACTCCATAACCGGCGACTCGATCTCGGATCTGGGAGTAGGGAAGCACGAAGGAATTGAGCTTCTCGGTGACTGCGGCGCGATCCTGTCGGCGGACCGCGGAGTAGAAGTCGAGAGCGAACTCGGGCGCGAAGTTGAACATCGCCGACGAGTAGGTGCTCATTCCCAACTGGAGCAGGGGCAAGGCATAGACCTCTGCAGTGGGAAGGCCGCCGAGGTAGAAGAGGCGTTCACCAGTGCGAGCGTAGACCTTGGTGAGCTGTTCGATGTCACCGAGGGCATCCTTGAACCCGATGAAGTTCTCGTGGGTGTCAGCGAGGCGCTCGACCGTTTCGGGTGAGTAGATCGCGTTGGCCCGGTTGTAGACGATGACACCGGTCTTGGTGGCCGCGCAGATGGCTGAGACGTGTTCGAAGAGGCCGTCCTGGCTGCACTCGGTGAGGTACGGCGGGAGGACGAGAAGACCTTCGGCACCAACCGCCTCGGCATCGATCGCATTCTGCACTGCGTGAGCGGTGGCTCCACCCGCTGAAGCGAGTACCGGCACTTCAGGACGGGAGGTTGAGACGGCCAGGCTGACTACGTCTTTCGCCTCCGGGGGAGTGAGGCTGAATCCCTCACCGGTGCCGCCAGCGGCGAAGAGTCCCGCGACGTCGAAGCTTGACTGCCAGGCGATGTGATCCGAATATGCTTCGGCGTTGATCGTCAGGTCTGTATTGAATGCGGTTGCGGGGAAGGAGAGCAGGCCGTCCTTGAGGCGGTCGGCAAGTTCTTGGGGCAGGTAGTTGGCCACGGAATGACGTCCTTGTTAGTCGGGATGATGACTCCACTGTAGGAACGTCGAGTGATTCCTGTCCAAGATTATTTATATATGCTTTGATGCTCTAGGGGTATCGCTCTCATGTTGCCTGAATGAGATTGAGAACTTCCTTCAGAGCTGGATTGCGTGACTGCGGATTCCAGATGGCATGCAGTTCGACGATGTCGATTGGGGCACCCCGCAACGGCACGTATGTCACCCCATCCACACCGAGACGTGCAGCGGATTCAGATACGACAGCAATGCCTCGGCCTGCGGCGACGAGGTTGACGATGGTGAGAATCTGACTGAGGGAATGGGCGACCTCGTTGGCTTCGACGTCGATGTAGCGCACTGTGAGGTCGTAGAAGTAGCGAGCCTTCGTGGCATCGTGCATGAGCAGTCTCTGCCCGGAGATGTCCTTCGTGCCGACCGAATCGAGAGCAGCGAACTCGTGGTCCGAGGGAACCGCGAGTACCAGTTGTTCGGATAGTACGAGAGCGGCACCGATGGTCTCTGGGATTCTGCCTGCGCGGCCGAGACCGATGTCGATCCGACCTTCCGAGAGGGCTTTGATCTGTTCAGCTGTGACCATTTCCGCGATCTCGACGCTGACTCCCGGAAGCCGCTCCGCCAGCGTCGAGACCAAGTCACCGAGGACCCCAAAGGTCGAAACCGCGGTGCAGCCGATGGTGATCTGCCCCCAGGACCCCTCGGCGATCTTCTGGGCACGTCGTGGTGCGCGTTCGACCGATGCGAGCAGACCATAGGCCTCCGCCAGAAATGCCTCGCCCGCCGGAGTCAGAGTCACCGTGCGGTTGTTGCGCTCGAAGAGGTGGACACCGATCGACTTCTCAAGCTTCTGGATCTGCCGACTTAGCGGCGGCTGAGTCATATTGAGTTCCTCCGCGGCGCGTCCGAAGTGGAGATTTTCGGCCACCGCGATGAAGCCGGTGATCTGTGCCAGGGTGAACTGCATTGCTCGCTCGATTTCTATCGGGGTCTCGTGCCGCTGCTGTTCTGCAGTGTATCCGCCACCGAAGCCCCCTCACCCCTCGATATCGACGACCGTCCGCAATCCTTTGCTGGGCTCGGCGAATTCCTGTGCCAGGTCTGACAGTCCGATCGGGCCGCCGAGGATGCTCTCCCACGGCATATTCCCGCCGTCTGCGGCCAGGAAGTCCACGGCTTCCTGCAGGTGGTGGGGCTCGAAATTGTGCACACCGGTGATGGTGCGCCACCCTCGCACGAGCTGTTCGGGATTGATCTCGATGTTGGGTCCAGGACTCACGCTTCCGGCGAGAACTGCGGTGCCGCCGATTCCCAGGCTGGCCACGCAGGTCTCCACGCCAGCGGTGGTGCCGGAGAGCTCGAGGGCGACGTCGACGTCTGTCGGCATCTCCTCTTCCAGGATCGTGCTCGCCCCGGTGAACAGGGCAAGATCCTGGCGCTGCGGCGTCGGATCGAAGGCGAGGACCTCGGCGGCATCGCGGGACTGGGTGGCTGCCACCGCGGTGAGACCCAGCATCCCGAGTCCGTTGACGAAGACTCGACGGCCTCGCAAGTCACCGGCGGCCTCGAGCATCGCCATGACGGTGGCGACGGCGCACCCTGCTGTGGCGGCCACGGCGTCTGGCACCGAATCCGGTACCGGAACGACTGCCACGCCGGCTGGCAAGTAGATGTGGGAGGCGTAGGTGCCGGACAATGCCCACCCGCTGCCGGTGGATTCGTGCCCGACCTTGGCCACCGACTGACATTTTGCGCTGAGCCCGCGTCGGCAGTTCTCGCAGTTCCCACACACCGAGGTGACCGAGAAGACCACGCGTTGGCCGAGTAGGAGCCCAGCCCGCGAATCCTCGACCACGCCGACGCCCTCGTGCCCGAGCACGGAGGGGCATGCTCCGGGGCGACGCCCGCGCACGGTGTGACGATCCGAGCCGCAGACGGTGGCGGTGGTCAGGCGAATGAGGCTCTCACCCTCGGCCAGTTCAGGACGGTCGAAGGACCGGGTCTCGAACTGATCCCCGCCGAGCCAGACGACGGCTTCGACCGTGTCCGCGAAGACTCCAGCATCGAACGAGGCCACCGCATCCGCCGAGGTGTCGGCCGGGGAAGCCTGAACCGGTGACGGTGCTTGAGCCTGCGTTTGAACCTCCGCCGTCACTGGTTCACCGCAGTCGAGGTTGCATCCGAGGCTGGCAAGTCGGCCAGAGCATCGGGAAGCCCCGCAACGGAATCGAGCACCAGGTGGGCACCTTCGGAAGCGAAGTCCTTCCGACTCAGGTGGCCGGTGAGCACACCCACCGAGGTGACTTCGGCGCGCAGTGCCGACTGCACATCCGCCGAGGTGTCGCCGACGCTGACGACCGCGGCCGTGTCCTCGACGCCGAGTTCCTTCATGACCGTCTCGATCATGTCGGGTGCTGGCCGACCGGCCTCGACCTCGTCGCCGCAGGAGGAGGCGTCGAAGGTCTCGCCCTGCTTCCATCCCATGGAGGAGAAGATGAGATCGGCGATCTCCCGAGCGAATCCGGTCGTCAGAGCGACCTTGATGCCCTGCTCGCGCAGAGTCGCCATCGCCTCCTCTATCCCGGGCAGCGGCTTCGGCGGATTGTCGGTGTAGGTGCGGCGCAGCTCCTGTCGAAACCATTCCCAGGTCTTCTCATGGAGTTCGTCATCGACCTCGATACCGCCGAGGCGGAGCAGATTTTCGATCGCCCACTTCTTCTCCGTGCCCATCCACTTCTGGAACACCTCGTCCGTGTAGTTCGCACCTTCGCGTTCCGTGGCCTCGCGCAGAACGCGGTAGACCTCGTCTCGGTCGTCGATGGTGGTGCCGGCCATGTCGAAGATGGCGAGTTCAATCATGCTGTTTCTCCTTTGAGCTGGGACAGAGTGTGTGGTGTCGGGTATGTGAAACGGGGTGTGTGAATGCGCAGGAGTGTCAACTGACGGTTGGACATCAGCGAATGGCTAAGCATCAGCGCACGGCCTTACGCAGCCACATCGACAGTGCTTCGACTGCGAGGACGACGGCGACCATGAGGATGAGGACCATGGTGACCACATCGAACTGGTTGACCCGCGAGGCGTTGAGCAGCAGGAATCCGATGCCGCCGGCGCCGACGACTCCGAGGAGTGTGGCCGAGCGGATGTTGTTGTCGAGTAGGTACATGGTGTGGGCGACGAAGGCCGGTGCCGCCTGGCGCAGTGTGGCCGAGAAGAACACCTGTGCCTCGCTGGCACCGGTGGCCCGCATAGCCTCCTGCACCTGGGTGTCCGTCTCCTCAAGCGAATCGGCGATGAGCTTCGACAGCAGGCCGATCGCTCCGATCGACAGTGCCAGCGTGCCGGCGACCTCGCCCAGGCCGGAGATGACGACGAAGATGATCGCGAGGATGAGCTCGGGAATGCCGCGCACGATCACGATGATCACCCTGAACGTCTGGTGCACATAGGCATTCGCCACGGCATTGCGGGCGGCGAGGATGCCGATCGGTATCGCGAGGACAGCACCGATGAGCGTGGCCGCGAGCGAGATCTGGATCGTCACCAGCAGCTGTTCGAAGAGGTTGGACATGGATCCGCCGGCCGATGGCGGGAAGAACAGCGCCAAAGTCTTCGGCAGGTCGAAGATCCCCTGCGCGAGTGCCGACCAGGACACATCCACGCGCCACAGGGCCGCGACAGTGAAGACCACGATCAGTGCGATTGAGAGGAAGCGTCTGATCCGGGCCGAACTCCACGGTGGTGTCAGGTGGAGATCGTTGACGCCGGACTCGCGGCCGCGGTTGAGCAGACGATCGACCCAGGTGCCGCCGGTGATTCTCTGCCCGGCCGACCTCATCAGCGCAGCGCGGATAGCGCCGGAGACGAGTTCGAGGCCGATGCACAGCAGCAGGACGAGCACTGCGAGAGCCATGCCCCGCTGATAGTCCAGGGTCCGCAGTGAATCGGCGATCGCCAGTCCGATGCCGCCCACGCCGACATAGCCCAACAGCACCGAGGTGCGCAGATTGATGTCGAATCTGTGCAGCGCCGTTGCGATGAGCTGGGGCATAAGGGTCTGTGGAATGGCCGCCATGATCTGCTGTGCGCGGCTGCCGCCGAGGGACTCCACGGATTCCCGTGGGCCGTCGTCGAGTTCCTCGATCGCGTCGGCGTAGAGCTTGGCGATCATGCCGACCGAATGGATGCCCATGGCGATGATTCCGGCCGTGGCTCCGAGCCCGAACATGCGCAGGAAGATGATTGCAAGCACCAGGTCGGGGACTGCCCGAGCCAGCACGGTCAGAGCGCGAGCGACCCACTGCGAGGTGACTCCCCACCGAGTCGGTCTGGCCGCAGCCAGCGCCACGGGAACAGACAATGCGACCGAGAGGAGGGTTGCCAGGAAGACGATGGCCAAGGTCTCGAACACCAGGGAGAGGGTCTCTGCCACAGGTGGGAAGTCGAGGGGGAACATGCGGGCGAAGAAGTTCACCGCCTTATCGAAGGAATCGACGATCGTCGCAATATCGATGCCGAGCGCACCGACGGACCACGCACCTCCGACGACCAAGGCGATCATGACGAGCGCGGCGGCGATGCTGGGCCCGGCCGGACGCGGACGAGCTGGAGCCTCGCGAACTTCAGGTGGGGCCTCGGTGAGCCTGGACATCAGCGGGTGACACCACTCGACATCGGGGTGCGGACGGATCCGGTAGCCGACGTGGATGCGGAACCTGCCCCAGCCTCGGCGGCGGAGATGTCCATACCGGAGACACTCGAATAGATCGTCGAGGCCTCCTCGGCGCTGAGGCCCTGCGTGGTGCGATCGAGGACCGCCTGGCCGCTGCGCAGGCCGATGATCCGATCGGCGAACTCGATGGCGAGCTGAACCTGGTGGAGCGAGGCGATGACGGTGAGGTCATCCTCCTCGGCGATCTGGCGCAGCAGGTTGATCACGTCGAGCGCGGAGACGGGATCGAGCGAGGCCACCGGCTCATCGGCCAGCAGCACCGTCGGATGCTGCATGAGCGCCCGGGCGATGGCCACGCGCTGCTGCTGACCGCCGGAGAGAGTGTCCGCACGCTGATAAGCACGATCGGCCAAGCCGACACGGTCGAGCTTCTCAACGGCTTCGCGGCGCACCGACTTCGGATACATCATCAGCGAGATGCGCGGTCCCTTGAGCGAGCCGAGCTGCCCGGCGCAGACATTCTCCAACACGGACATCGGACCGACGAGGTTGAAGGACTGGAAGATCACGCCGATGTTCCGGCGCAGCTCCCGCAGTCCTCGTTTCCCCACCGAGCTCACGTCCTGGCCCAGGACACGCACCGTGCCCGAGGTGGGTGAGTGCAGGCCGTTGATGTGGCGCAGCAGCGTCGACTTTCCCGATCCCGACAGGCCGAGCAGAACGGTGACCCGACCGGTGCGGAAGCCGACGTTGACGTCGTCGAGTCCGAGGACTCCGCCGCCGAAGTCCTTGGTCACATGGTCGAGCTGGACTGAGTAGATATCGTCGATCTCTCGCTGGAGTTCAGTGGTCTTGTCGTGGCTGGTGGTCCGATAGCTGTTCATGGGTGCGTCTCCTAGCCGACGTTCTTGCAGGCGTCTGCCTGGGTGGCGTCGCAGATGTCGCGGATGGAATCGAAATCTGAGTCCTCGACTGGTTTGTAGCCGTATTCGATCTCTTCAGGTAGGACGCAGTCGTCCTCGGAGGAGCAGATGCCGGCGTCGACCATGGCCGGAACGTTGGCCTTCTCGCGCAGGACGGTCGTGATCTGCTTGGCCAGTTCAGGGTCCAGGGACTCGTTGTTGACAGCGATCGGGTCCTCGGTGATGGGCTCGGACTCCCATGCGGGCTCCAGACTGCCGGGCTTGACCTGGTCGGATTCCTCGAGGGTCCCCAGCATGGTGTCGTGGGCGAAGGCCGCATCGCATTCGCCGGAGTCCAGAGACAGCAGCGAGGCATCATGACCGCCGGTCAGAACCTGTTCCATGTCCTTCTCCATGTCAAGACCTTCATCCATGATCCCCTTCATAGGCACGAGGTAGCCCGAGGTGGAGGCCTTGTCGACGAAGCAGACCGTCTTGCCCTTGAGGTCGCTCAGGCCCTTGACGTCCGAGCCCTTCTTGACGTAGGCCAGCGAGGTGTAGGCCGGGTCCTTCTTCGGATCACTCGTCGGAGCCGCCGCTGGTTCCATGTCGATGCCGGAGTCCTTGGCGATGACATAGGCGAATGGGCCGAACGAGGCGGCATCGATCTGGCCGGCCCGCATGCCTTCGATCACCGCTGCGTAGTCGGAGGCATTCTGGAACTCGACCGTCTTGCCGGTCTCTTCTTCGAGCAGCGCGGTGACGTTTTCGAAGGTCGATTCCAACGTGGACGATGACTCGGCCGGGACTGCGGCAAAGGTGATGGTGTCGCCGTCGTCGCCGGAGGAGCCGCAGGCGGCGAGCAGCGGGAGTGCGAGTGCTGCCGCCGTGAGTGAGCGGACGGTGCGGGTGCGAGCAGTGCGAGAACGGGAGGTGCAGGAACGGACGGCACGGGAGCGGAAGCGTGGGAACAGGGCCATGGGCGGCCTGCCTTTCGAGTGGTCGGGGTGATCGCTTGGCTTCATTCTTCGACACCTCGAAACAACATGTCTATACAATTCGACCCTGTTCACCGATCAGACATGACAACTTCATCGGCGGTTGGGGTGAGGGTCCGCGAATGTGGTGTCGGTCTCAGATGGAGGGCTGTGCGTCGGTCTCGGCCGGGGGGCCGCCGAGGATGCGGTCCGCGATCCCGAACGACAGAGTCATCCCGATGCCCGAGGTGACCACGGCGACCGTCGTCTGCGCGTCAGGGCGCACGAGGATCAGATTCGTCTCGGTGCTGTCGGCATACTGACCCAACCACCGTTGGCGAACCACGGGTTCATCGATGCCGAGGATGCTGGTGGCGCGATCAAGCAGCAGATCACCGACCCGTTCGTCGATGAAGGGTTCGGGACTGAGATCATAGGCGTGGGAGTCGCCGATAAGCAGTCCGCCGGGAATATCGGTGACCATGAGGTTGGCGATGACATCGACGAGCTCCGGCTCCCGCTGTGCCAGATCCTCACGCAGGGCCGATGCTCCCGGCATGGCAGCAAACCCGTCGTAGCGGGCCAACGAGCTGCCCGTGAGCATGGCGAACCCGCTCGGGATCCGCTGCGGGCGCTCAATCAGGGACATCACCAGCGTGCAGATACGCACCCCGTGCGCCTCGGCGATGCCCGGGAACAGGGAGGTGAGCTGGTGGCCGGGGCAGACGACAACCTGCTCACCGTGGACATCGCCACGGTTGGTGGACACGGTGCCGTCGGCCACCTCGGTGACGGTGGTATTCCAAGAGAAATCGACCCCCTCTCCGGCCAGCCACTCGGCGAGGGCAGGGGCGGCCTCGCGTGGGTCGACACGCATATCCAGGGGCAGATGAGCCCCGCCGATGGCGCCCAGGCTCGGGCTCCCGATGGCCGCAGCCACCTCCTCGGCACTGAGCATCGTTGCCTGAGTCGGACCTCGGTGATCTGTGAACTCCTGGAGGACGCGCAATTCCGGTTCGGTCATGGCGAGAATGAAGGACCCGGTCTCTGCCGCCCAGATCCCGGTCGCGGCGGCGGCTTCCAGCCAGCCGTCTCGAGACGCCATCGCCAGATCCTGGGCATCGTCGGCCTGCCCGGTGAAGCAGGCGTGCCCGAAGTTCTGGATCGATGAGCCCACGGGGCGGGCGGAACGGTCGATGACACGGACGCTGCGGCCCTGACGGTGTGCGCGGAATGCGGTGGCCAGGCCCAGAATTCCGGAACCTACGATGATGAGATCAGTTTTCGACATTCCCCCATCTTGGTCGCTTGTTGTCGTACGATGAGCACATGTATGTACAAGTTTGGCGACTGTTCACCTGAACGTGACATTGCGCTTCCCGGTCGGCACTCCCGGTTCATTCGCCCCCAATAGGAAGGAAGAGATGCCGCTGATCGGAGAGAGCGAGACCTCGAGCAGCGCAGTATCACGGCAAGTACAGCATCACGGCAGCACAGTTGGAAGCACGTGTCCCCATCCCGACCCCGACGAGGCCAGCACACA
Coding sequences within it:
- a CDS encoding phosphonatase-like hydrolase, whose product is MIELAIFDMAGTTIDDRDEVYRVLREATEREGANYTDEVFQKWMGTEKKWAIENLLRLGGIEVDDELHEKTWEWFRQELRRTYTDNPPKPLPGIEEAMATLREQGIKVALTTGFAREIADLIFSSMGWKQGETFDASSCGDEVEAGRPAPDMIETVMKELGVEDTAAVVSVGDTSADVQSALRAEVTSVGVLTGHLSRKDFASEGAHLVLDSVAGLPDALADLPASDATSTAVNQ
- the phnE gene encoding phosphonate ABC transporter, permease protein PhnE, producing MSRLTEAPPEVREAPARPRPAGPSIAAALVMIALVVGGAWSVGALGIDIATIVDSFDKAVNFFARMFPLDFPPVAETLSLVFETLAIVFLATLLSVALSVPVALAAARPTRWGVTSQWVARALTVLARAVPDLVLAIIFLRMFGLGATAGIIAMGIHSVGMIAKLYADAIEELDDGPRESVESLGGSRAQQIMAAIPQTLMPQLIATALHRFDINLRTSVLLGYVGVGGIGLAIADSLRTLDYQRGMALAVLVLLLCIGLELVSGAIRAALMRSAGQRITGGTWVDRLLNRGRESGVNDLHLTPPWSSARIRRFLSIALIVVFTVAALWRVDVSWSALAQGIFDLPKTLALFFPPSAGGSMSNLFEQLLVTIQISLAATLIGAVLAIPIGILAARNAVANAYVHQTFRVIIVIVRGIPELILAIIFVVISGLGEVAGTLALSIGAIGLLSKLIADSLEETDTQVQEAMRATGASEAQVFFSATLRQAAPAFVAHTMYLLDNNIRSATLLGVVGAGGIGFLLLNASRVNQFDVVTMVLILMVAVVLAVEALSMWLRKAVR
- the phnC gene encoding phosphonate ABC transporter ATP-binding protein, whose translation is MNSYRTTSHDKTTELQREIDDIYSVQLDHVTKDFGGGVLGLDDVNVGFRTGRVTVLLGLSGSGKSTLLRHINGLHSPTSGTVRVLGQDVSSVGKRGLRELRRNIGVIFQSFNLVGPMSVLENVCAGQLGSLKGPRISLMMYPKSVRREAVEKLDRVGLADRAYQRADTLSGGQQQRVAIARALMQHPTVLLADEPVASLDPVSALDVINLLRQIAEEDDLTVIASLHQVQLAIEFADRIIGLRSGQAVLDRTTQGLSAEEASTIYSSVSGMDISAAEAGAGSASTSATGSVRTPMSSGVTR
- a CDS encoding phosphate/phosphite/phosphonate ABC transporter substrate-binding protein, translated to MKPSDHPDHSKGRPPMALFPRFRSRAVRSCTSRSRTARTRTVRSLTAAALALPLLAACGSSGDDGDTITFAAVPAESSSTLESTFENVTALLEEETGKTVEFQNASDYAAVIEGMRAGQIDAASFGPFAYVIAKDSGIDMEPAAAPTSDPKKDPAYTSLAYVKKGSDVKGLSDLKGKTVCFVDKASTSGYLVPMKGIMDEGLDMEKDMEQVLTGGHDASLLSLDSGECDAAFAHDTMLGTLEESDQVKPGSLEPAWESEPITEDPIAVNNESLDPELAKQITTVLREKANVPAMVDAGICSSEDDCVLPEEIEYGYKPVEDSDFDSIRDICDATQADACKNVG
- a CDS encoding TIGR03364 family FAD-dependent oxidoreductase, encoding MSKTDLIIVGSGILGLATAFRAHRQGRSVRVIDRSARPVGSSIQNFGHACFTGQADDAQDLAMASRDGWLEAAAATGIWAAETGSFILAMTEPELRVLQEFTDHRGPTQATMLSAEEVAAAIGSPSLGAIGGAHLPLDMRVDPREAAPALAEWLAGEGVDFSWNTTVTEVADGTVSTNRGDVHGEQVVVCPGHQLTSLFPGIAEAHGVRICTLVMSLIERPQRIPSGFAMLTGSSLARYDGFAAMPGASALREDLAQREPELVDVIANLMVTDIPGGLLIGDSHAYDLSPEPFIDERVGDLLLDRATSILGIDEPVVRQRWLGQYADSTETNLILVRPDAQTTVAVVTSGIGMTLSFGIADRILGGPPAETDAQPSI